From one Treponema denticola genomic stretch:
- a CDS encoding glycoside hydrolase family 57 protein: MKDYKLIFILDAHLPYVRNEVEQGLIEEDWLFDALSYLYLPVLKMCSNLQKDDIPFKIGVVFEPALCDMLADKILQDRYRQNIQRKIEFAKKELERFAECTETKKLIQYNLKRFNDDKRIFEDCGGNVLKQFDYLARQGYVELLATTATNSFLPFFLSMPEAIAAQIEMGQINYRKHFSSVPSGFWIPSMAYFDGLDDIIRSYGYDYTVVSSEGFLLSDKVPPAGVFSAAASKNGLKFLACDLSACNSIYNESNGFPQNKLYIDVENDVGFKQSEKYLAPVFDTSKGRRAIGFRYWSQDEEETLYDIQKAHAQILADAESYVKSRAEALRAVKEMGVCESPFSLLIISSDFFGKKWCEGLIWLEQVFSLINNNEELETMLPSGAANLSKQLYTVKPFFSSFLQSGYADELLTKENDWMYRYIIKITERMIDLVEMFPADGSLKERVLNAAAREVLLLQSIYWPLYINDPQLKDFAERRFVEHVNSFTAAYEALGADSPDAKWLSERESKYPIFKDINYRIFSRKK, translated from the coding sequence TTGAAAGATTATAAATTGATTTTTATTTTGGATGCTCATTTGCCTTATGTGCGGAATGAAGTTGAGCAGGGGCTTATAGAAGAGGATTGGCTTTTTGATGCTTTATCTTATCTTTATCTGCCTGTTTTGAAAATGTGTTCTAATTTACAAAAAGATGATATTCCGTTTAAAATCGGAGTTGTTTTTGAGCCCGCACTATGCGATATGCTTGCCGACAAGATTTTGCAGGATAGATACCGTCAAAATATTCAGCGTAAAATCGAGTTTGCAAAAAAAGAACTTGAACGTTTTGCAGAATGTACAGAAACAAAAAAACTTATTCAGTACAACTTAAAGCGTTTTAATGATGATAAGCGTATATTTGAAGATTGCGGAGGAAATGTTTTAAAACAGTTTGATTATCTTGCCCGTCAAGGTTATGTAGAGTTATTGGCAACGACTGCAACCAATTCTTTTTTGCCGTTTTTTTTGAGTATGCCGGAAGCTATTGCTGCACAGATAGAAATGGGGCAGATAAATTACCGCAAACATTTCAGCTCTGTTCCCTCCGGTTTTTGGATTCCTTCAATGGCTTATTTTGACGGTTTGGATGATATTATAAGAAGTTACGGCTATGATTATACGGTTGTTTCTTCGGAAGGTTTTTTGCTTTCGGATAAGGTTCCGCCTGCCGGTGTTTTTTCGGCAGCAGCTTCAAAAAACGGATTAAAATTTTTGGCTTGTGATCTTTCCGCTTGTAATTCTATTTATAATGAGTCCAACGGGTTTCCTCAAAATAAGCTTTATATCGACGTAGAAAATGATGTCGGTTTTAAACAATCCGAAAAATATTTAGCTCCGGTATTTGATACTTCAAAGGGCCGGCGGGCAATAGGGTTTCGGTATTGGTCACAGGATGAAGAAGAAACTCTTTATGATATACAAAAAGCTCATGCTCAAATTTTGGCAGATGCCGAATCCTATGTGAAATCGCGTGCAGAGGCTCTAAGAGCTGTTAAAGAAATGGGGGTTTGTGAATCGCCTTTTTCTCTTTTGATTATCTCATCCGATTTTTTCGGTAAAAAATGGTGTGAAGGTCTTATCTGGCTTGAGCAGGTTTTTAGTCTGATAAATAATAATGAAGAGTTGGAAACTATGTTACCTTCAGGTGCCGCTAATTTGTCTAAGCAGCTGTATACCGTTAAGCCGTTTTTTTCTTCTTTTTTGCAATCAGGTTATGCGGATGAACTTTTAACAAAAGAAAACGACTGGATGTATAGATATATCATTAAGATTACCGAAAGGATGATAGATCTTGTCGAAATGTTTCCTGCAGACGGCAGCTTAAAAGAACGCGTTTTAAATGCTGCAGCGAGAGAGGTACTTCTTTTACAGTCCATTTATTGGCCCCTTTATATAAATGATCCGCAGCTTAAAGATTTTGCAGAAAGGCGTTTTGTAGAGCATGTCAATTCTTTTACGGCAGCCTATGAGGCTCTTGGAGCCGATTCACCTGATGCAAAATGGCTTTCAGAACGTGAAAGTAAATATCCGATTTTTAAAGATATAAATTACCGTATTTTTAGCCGCAAAAAATAA
- a CDS encoding DUF4912 domain-containing protein produces MNLSKSYLQSVSTDELLQIADDCGIFVAKGLCRNLIIEELLEIEEDSNVSDNKFLKISTDDLFLDDEMDGKDNSVLALSYNKTEIHVLLRDPMWAFAFWDFYKPEFLNLVNDPDFDSFFLRVLLLSENNISESYDYFDIDITDSDRSRYFYLSFNDSVTRVELCSRKIEGEISVLAKSNLIRLRRENIPNNLCVLDNDVSASVYFSGISALKKQHFKNYRQAFRVKEEPKIERL; encoded by the coding sequence GTGAATTTATCAAAAAGTTATTTACAATCCGTTTCTACGGATGAGCTTTTACAAATTGCCGATGATTGCGGTATATTTGTGGCTAAGGGGCTGTGCAGAAATTTAATAATTGAAGAGCTGCTGGAAATAGAAGAAGATTCTAATGTATCCGATAACAAGTTTTTAAAAATCAGTACTGATGACTTGTTTTTAGATGATGAAATGGATGGTAAAGATAATTCAGTTTTGGCTCTTTCCTACAACAAGACTGAAATTCATGTGCTGCTTAGAGATCCTATGTGGGCCTTTGCTTTTTGGGATTTTTATAAGCCCGAATTTCTAAATTTAGTGAATGATCCTGATTTTGACTCTTTCTTTTTAAGAGTTCTTTTGCTTTCTGAAAATAATATATCCGAATCATATGATTATTTTGATATTGATATTACGGATTCCGATAGGAGCAGATATTTTTATCTTTCTTTTAATGATTCGGTAACAAGGGTCGAATTATGTTCCCGTAAAATTGAAGGAGAGATTTCCGTTTTAGCAAAGTCTAATCTTATAAGGCTTAGACGGGAAAATATTCCTAATAATTTATGCGTCCTTGACAATGATGTAAGCGCTTCTGTTTATTTTTCAGGAATTTCCGCATTAAAAAAACAGCATTTTAAAAATTATCGTCAGGCCTTTAGGGTAAAAGAGGAGCCGAAAATTGAAAGATTATAA
- the flcA gene encoding periplasmic flagellar collar protein FlcA encodes MPSIKELEKFKNQLLTIANEPEITAKWGERREDLPLPKEIPVPDVNLDDLLGFKEEDKIPPKQEQDDLSEFDAADIFPAEKDENDGASQDFDNMLSGLDLEGPDSLDNIGGLDDDGFDVPEALLSGLGDMVEDARSKDAVNADGGTDDIFPDFDTDFAVQEPDLDETNKPGIENIAGLDAFNDKIEPIEDAGTSFEPADLGITASSDTDNDVDELESIDFSPKNEGFTSMDFAPLSNNPDSIDMSPEIDELEGLDLSPEKDSPESLDMSSKDDELEDLDLSPETEELEDLDLSPETDELEDLDISPATDEPEADDLESLDLSPEDGGLESIDISPITDTPDSIDLSSQQSDEGDFSSFSTPSEPLETSFEDSLSGESLQTSEDPGFSQEDSSSQGAGFTDIDIPEIDEHTAFAIDDNVLNTEMGGGMDDFSVPESFIQFSPDKNFKFFESKKPIDEEEYEGKIPLSISEEDYDYLIERVSSFPLNLRIELEDYLVNVDDSELNKMEIVHLIVSDVSLKKIVSKLEGILDKSIPIPRGFDKKSYEEYEKEKRSFKYRFVNKILPAAILTTVALGFIFSIFVLVWQFIYKPVVAEGLYKEGMTGIESGQYEKAIKRFDEAGTYKKKRKWYFKFANAFRKKKQFLSAETIYERLLSDFNHDRQGGIEYADMLSTDLRNYEKAEKVLKRGVLDYHINDQDSLLALGDVYLDWADEDSTKYEEARKTYANLINLYGSKDVFSERMMRYFIRTDNLAEVLPLKNYFLNKKLPDEDLIELSGYLLEKRYEPKPTDSENLIGKIDDLRELLEKSIKKRPESPEANYNMGRFFLHNQKNEAAKDYLVNAINLYEDSIKMTPKRTIRQIDAMRLYGELIAGDKLYNEAQEIYANALAKYEAYTAQKGIYPSPVVGKLYANYGDISYFIAGDYDEALDAYEHAVRELNNSPSIQYKMGYIHYQKENYSDAMKAMTMAYSEKPNDRNLLYGFGNVLFKYTNYFAAQAYYERLMELLEAEKIRKGIIFPQTRVDHAEFVEDYMHTSNNLAVVLNRIAVQNGDSNKNGRALSLFGESTRAWDALNRNPETMIRAKTINLAYANIQNMVKPRSAFVPEIYSDIPKTLENEKILQQTEDR; translated from the coding sequence ATGCCCAGTATAAAAGAGCTTGAAAAATTTAAAAATCAACTTCTCACAATAGCAAACGAACCCGAAATTACGGCTAAATGGGGGGAAAGGCGTGAAGATCTTCCGTTACCCAAAGAAATACCTGTTCCTGATGTAAATCTGGATGACTTATTAGGTTTTAAAGAAGAAGATAAAATTCCTCCTAAACAAGAACAGGATGATCTTTCAGAATTTGATGCGGCAGATATCTTTCCTGCAGAAAAAGATGAAAACGATGGCGCTTCCCAAGACTTTGACAACATGCTTTCCGGTTTGGACCTTGAAGGGCCTGATTCATTGGATAACATAGGCGGCTTAGATGATGACGGCTTTGATGTGCCCGAAGCTCTGCTCTCCGGACTGGGGGATATGGTTGAAGATGCCCGAAGTAAAGATGCCGTAAATGCGGATGGCGGGACAGATGATATTTTCCCGGATTTTGATACGGACTTTGCAGTACAAGAACCCGATTTAGATGAAACAAACAAACCCGGCATAGAAAATATAGCCGGTTTAGATGCTTTTAATGATAAAATAGAACCCATAGAAGATGCCGGCACATCTTTCGAACCTGCCGATTTAGGCATAACCGCATCGAGCGATACCGATAATGACGTAGACGAACTTGAAAGTATAGATTTTTCACCCAAAAATGAAGGTTTTACGAGCATGGATTTTGCTCCTCTGTCCAATAATCCCGACAGCATAGATATGTCGCCGGAAATAGATGAACTTGAGGGCCTAGACCTATCACCTGAGAAGGACTCTCCGGAAAGTTTAGATATGTCGTCTAAAGATGATGAACTTGAAGACCTTGACCTATCGCCTGAGACTGAGGAGCTTGAAGACCTTGACCTATCGCCTGAGACTGATGAGCTCGAAGACCTTGATATATCGCCTGCGACTGATGAGCCCGAAGCTGATGACCTTGAAAGTCTTGACCTATCCCCCGAAGACGGCGGCCTTGAAAGTATAGATATTTCGCCCATCACAGATACCCCCGACAGTATAGACCTGTCTTCGCAACAATCTGATGAAGGAGACTTTTCAAGCTTTTCAACGCCATCAGAACCATTGGAAACAAGTTTTGAAGATTCTCTATCCGGAGAAAGCTTACAAACTTCGGAAGATCCGGGCTTTTCACAAGAAGACTCTTCATCTCAAGGAGCCGGCTTTACCGACATAGATATCCCCGAAATAGACGAGCACACAGCCTTTGCTATAGACGACAATGTTTTAAATACGGAAATGGGCGGAGGAATGGATGATTTTTCGGTTCCTGAAAGTTTTATCCAATTTTCTCCCGATAAGAATTTTAAATTCTTTGAATCAAAAAAGCCCATAGATGAAGAAGAATATGAGGGAAAAATTCCCCTTTCAATTTCTGAAGAAGATTATGACTACCTGATAGAAAGAGTTTCTTCATTTCCTCTCAATTTACGAATAGAACTTGAAGACTATCTTGTAAATGTGGACGATTCCGAATTAAACAAGATGGAAATCGTTCATTTAATTGTAAGCGATGTTTCTTTAAAAAAGATAGTAAGCAAATTAGAAGGTATCTTAGATAAATCCATCCCTATTCCAAGAGGCTTTGATAAAAAATCCTATGAAGAATACGAAAAAGAAAAACGCAGCTTTAAGTACCGCTTTGTAAATAAAATATTACCTGCTGCGATTTTAACTACAGTAGCTTTAGGCTTTATCTTTTCTATTTTTGTCCTTGTATGGCAATTTATATACAAACCGGTTGTAGCCGAAGGCTTATATAAAGAAGGAATGACCGGTATAGAATCGGGTCAATATGAAAAAGCTATCAAACGCTTCGATGAGGCAGGCACTTATAAGAAAAAACGAAAATGGTATTTTAAATTTGCAAATGCATTCCGTAAAAAAAAGCAGTTTCTATCCGCAGAAACAATTTATGAAAGGCTTTTATCTGACTTTAACCATGACCGTCAAGGCGGTATCGAATATGCAGATATGCTCAGTACCGATTTGCGCAACTATGAAAAGGCCGAAAAGGTTCTTAAAAGAGGAGTCCTAGACTATCACATAAATGACCAAGATAGTCTTTTAGCCTTAGGAGACGTTTATTTGGACTGGGCAGATGAAGATTCTACAAAGTATGAAGAAGCTAGAAAAACCTATGCAAACCTTATAAACCTTTACGGATCTAAGGACGTATTTTCAGAAAGAATGATGCGTTATTTTATCCGTACCGATAATTTAGCCGAAGTTTTACCCTTAAAAAACTATTTTTTAAACAAAAAACTGCCCGATGAAGACCTAATCGAACTCAGCGGCTATCTTCTTGAAAAACGGTATGAGCCCAAACCTACCGATTCTGAAAATCTGATAGGCAAAATAGACGACTTGCGGGAACTATTGGAAAAATCCATAAAAAAACGGCCTGAAAGCCCTGAAGCCAATTATAATATGGGACGCTTCTTTTTACACAATCAAAAAAATGAAGCAGCCAAGGATTATCTTGTAAACGCAATAAACCTCTACGAAGACAGCATAAAAATGACTCCCAAACGCACCATCAGACAGATAGATGCAATGCGCCTTTACGGAGAGCTCATAGCAGGCGATAAGCTTTATAATGAAGCCCAAGAAATATATGCAAATGCCTTAGCCAAATACGAAGCTTACACTGCTCAAAAAGGTATATATCCGTCCCCTGTTGTCGGAAAACTTTATGCAAACTATGGGGATATTTCCTATTTTATAGCCGGAGATTATGATGAAGCCTTGGATGCTTACGAACATGCAGTCCGTGAATTAAATAACAGTCCCTCAATTCAATACAAGATGGGATACATCCATTATCAAAAAGAAAATTATTCGGATGCGATGAAGGCTATGACAATGGCTTACAGCGAAAAGCCCAACGATAGAAACCTTTTATACGGCTTTGGAAATGTCCTATTTAAATATACCAATTATTTTGCGGCCCAAGCTTACTATGAAAGACTGATGGAATTGCTGGAAGCCGAAAAAATAAGAAAGGGAATTATTTTTCCGCAAACCCGTGTTGACCATGCGGAATTTGTTGAAGACTATATGCACACTTCAAATAATCTTGCAGTAGTGCTTAACAGGATAGCCGTTCAAAACGGAGATTCCAACAAAAACGGAAGAGCCCTATCCTTGTTTGGGGAATCGACAAGGGCTTGGGACGCTCTAAACAGAAATCCGGAAACTATGATTAGGGCAAAAACGATAAACCTTGCTTATGCAAATATTCAAAACATGGTAAAACCGCGTTCAGCATTTGTACCGGAAATCTACAGCGATATACCTAAGACCCTTGAAAACGAAAAGATTCTACAACAAACAGAAGACAGATAG
- the thrS gene encoding threonine--tRNA ligase, which produces MSTLQEKSKKLSTLRHSTAHVMAEAVVKLFPGTKVAIGPAIDYGFYYDFELPRPINNDDLPAIEKEMRKILTTRSNFEKEVISREKALEMFKDQPFKIELIKGLPAEEEISIYKSGEFTDLCRGPHVCSMADINAQSFKLMKVAGAYWRGDETRPMLTRIYGTAWEKPNDLKEYLAMLEEAEKRDHRKIGKAMNLFHIDEENPGQIFWHPKGWTLYLTVQNYVRQRIKEDGYLEVHTPFVMPRSLWERSGHWAKYKENMFITESEKRLFALKPMNCPGHVEIFKQGIKSYKDLPLRLAEFGSCTRNEPSGSLHGIMRVRGFVQDDAHIFCTEEQISSEVSKFCALLKRMYADFGFAEDKILVKFSTRPEQRVGDDATWDRAEKALADACVDAGLEYEIAEGEGAFYGPKLEFTLIDALGREWQCGTIQVDYQLPSAERLNAEYIGDDNNKHHPVMLHRAVLGSLERFIGILIENCAGILPPWLAPVQAVIVPVAPAFNEYAQKVQKTLDEKGFRVIADIGTDRMNAKIRKHQEEKVIYQLIVGQNEMDNNSVAVRMRKGGQKVMTLDEFISFLKDKVDSFAIDAE; this is translated from the coding sequence ATGTCAACTTTACAAGAAAAATCAAAAAAATTAAGTACTCTGAGGCATAGTACTGCCCATGTTATGGCTGAAGCCGTAGTCAAGCTGTTTCCGGGAACAAAGGTTGCGATCGGGCCGGCTATCGATTACGGATTTTATTATGATTTTGAACTGCCTCGTCCCATAAACAATGATGATTTACCCGCAATCGAAAAAGAAATGCGTAAAATTTTAACTACCCGTTCAAATTTTGAAAAAGAAGTGATAAGCCGAGAGAAAGCTCTTGAAATGTTTAAAGATCAGCCTTTTAAGATTGAACTTATAAAGGGTTTACCCGCAGAGGAAGAAATAAGTATTTATAAATCGGGAGAGTTTACCGACCTTTGCAGAGGTCCCCACGTATGCTCGATGGCCGACATAAATGCTCAAAGTTTTAAACTTATGAAAGTAGCCGGAGCATATTGGCGCGGCGATGAAACAAGACCCATGCTTACCCGAATTTACGGTACGGCTTGGGAAAAACCCAACGATTTAAAAGAATATTTGGCTATGCTTGAAGAAGCCGAAAAGAGGGATCATCGAAAGATCGGAAAGGCTATGAATCTATTTCATATAGATGAAGAAAATCCCGGGCAAATATTTTGGCATCCCAAGGGCTGGACTCTTTATTTGACCGTGCAAAATTATGTAAGACAACGCATAAAGGAAGACGGCTACCTTGAGGTGCATACACCCTTTGTTATGCCCCGCTCCTTGTGGGAAAGGTCGGGCCATTGGGCTAAGTATAAAGAAAATATGTTTATAACCGAAAGCGAAAAGCGCCTCTTTGCTTTAAAGCCGATGAACTGTCCTGGCCATGTGGAAATATTTAAGCAGGGAATTAAAAGCTACAAGGATTTACCCTTGCGCTTAGCCGAATTCGGTTCTTGTACCCGAAATGAGCCCTCGGGTTCTTTACACGGTATTATGCGTGTCCGAGGTTTTGTTCAAGATGATGCCCATATTTTTTGTACCGAAGAGCAAATTTCTTCCGAAGTTTCAAAATTCTGTGCCTTGTTAAAGCGCATGTATGCAGATTTCGGCTTTGCTGAAGATAAAATTCTTGTTAAATTTTCTACGCGCCCCGAACAGAGGGTAGGGGACGATGCTACATGGGACAGGGCGGAAAAGGCCTTGGCTGATGCCTGTGTAGATGCCGGGCTCGAATATGAAATTGCAGAAGGCGAGGGCGCTTTTTATGGGCCTAAGCTGGAGTTTACTTTGATCGATGCACTCGGCCGTGAATGGCAGTGCGGAACCATACAGGTAGATTATCAGCTTCCGTCTGCAGAAAGACTCAATGCCGAGTACATAGGCGATGACAACAATAAGCATCATCCTGTAATGCTTCATAGGGCAGTTTTAGGCTCACTGGAAAGGTTTATAGGAATCTTGATAGAAAATTGTGCAGGTATTTTGCCTCCTTGGCTGGCCCCTGTGCAGGCGGTTATCGTTCCCGTAGCTCCCGCCTTTAACGAGTACGCTCAAAAGGTTCAAAAAACCTTGGACGAAAAAGGCTTTAGGGTTATAGCCGACATCGGAACCGATAGAATGAATGCCAAAATCCGAAAACACCAAGAAGAAAAGGTCATCTATCAGCTTATTGTAGGCCAAAACGAAATGGACAATAATTCCGTTGCGGTCAGAATGAGAAAGGGCGGTCAAAAGGTTATGACCTTAGATGAATTTATCTCATTCTTAAAAGACAAGGTAGATTCTTTTGCTATTGATGCGGAATAG
- the cmk gene encoding (d)CMP kinase, whose protein sequence is MKERNYKIPKGKELRIAISGPSGCGNTTVSTLTAKTLNLPCINYTFKNIAKELNISFEEVLRRAQEDFSFDKTVDKKQIELAEAGSCVLGSRLAIWLLKQADLKVYLRASIDVRSKRIQKREGGDIEKIKADTDLRDMEDTRRYKELYGIDNTKYEKADLIIDTDNLAPEKIVEKILDELYARGLLI, encoded by the coding sequence ATGAAAGAGCGAAATTATAAAATCCCTAAAGGAAAGGAATTGAGAATTGCAATTTCCGGCCCCTCCGGCTGCGGAAATACTACGGTTTCTACCTTAACTGCAAAGACCTTAAATTTACCATGTATCAATTATACTTTTAAAAATATAGCTAAGGAGCTTAATATCTCTTTTGAAGAGGTTTTACGAAGAGCCCAAGAAGATTTTTCTTTTGATAAAACGGTAGATAAAAAACAAATTGAGCTTGCAGAAGCGGGCTCCTGTGTCTTGGGTTCAAGATTGGCTATTTGGCTTTTAAAGCAGGCTGATTTGAAGGTTTATCTAAGGGCCTCAATAGATGTCCGCTCAAAAAGAATTCAAAAAAGAGAGGGCGGCGATATAGAAAAAATAAAGGCCGATACCGATTTGCGGGATATGGAAGACACACGAAGATACAAAGAGCTATACGGTATAGATAACACCAAATACGAAAAGGCCGATCTTATTATAGACACAGACAATCTTGCGCCTGAAAAAATTGTGGAAAAGATATTAGACGAACTTTATGCTCGAGGCCTTTTAATTTAA
- a CDS encoding YicC/YloC family endoribonuclease: MKSMTGYALTEKTEPNSFISLELKSYNSRYLDLNLNFPFWLSALEPVFRAYFSEKIARGKVEVSLHVKDADIDVDILTNTKVAKAYAKAMREVAEAAGINPEIDINRFSEKDGVIIIERNIDIPAWENTLLPIFEETFTKYDKTRLDEGDVLKKDILANLDRIYASLKVIKKYAPQMEEIFCQNIKERFTELLGSEINEQRIMQEVAVMLVKYTINEEIVRLEAHCNSLSHELKKNEPIGKKLDFICQEINREINTIGSKNQMIEMAQSIIEVKDALENIREQSRNVE, translated from the coding sequence ATGAAAAGTATGACGGGCTATGCCCTTACCGAAAAGACCGAACCTAATTCCTTTATAAGTTTGGAACTAAAAAGCTATAATTCAAGATATTTGGATTTAAATTTAAATTTTCCCTTTTGGCTTTCTGCCCTTGAGCCTGTTTTTAGAGCTTACTTTTCTGAAAAAATAGCCCGCGGAAAGGTTGAAGTTTCCCTCCATGTAAAGGATGCGGATATAGATGTAGATATCCTAACCAACACTAAGGTTGCTAAGGCCTATGCAAAAGCTATGAGGGAGGTGGCTGAGGCTGCCGGGATAAACCCCGAAATAGATATAAACCGCTTTTCCGAAAAGGACGGCGTAATCATTATAGAAAGAAATATAGATATTCCCGCTTGGGAAAACACCTTGCTTCCCATATTTGAAGAAACCTTTACAAAATACGATAAGACGAGGCTTGATGAAGGAGATGTCTTAAAAAAAGATATTTTGGCAAATCTGGATAGGATTTACGCCTCATTGAAGGTGATAAAAAAATATGCTCCTCAAATGGAAGAAATTTTTTGCCAAAATATTAAAGAAAGATTTACCGAACTTTTAGGCAGCGAAATAAATGAACAGCGCATTATGCAGGAAGTTGCCGTAATGCTCGTTAAGTATACAATCAACGAAGAAATTGTCAGGCTTGAAGCCCATTGTAATTCTTTATCCCATGAGCTTAAAAAAAATGAACCCATAGGTAAAAAACTCGACTTTATCTGTCAGGAAATAAACAGGGAGATAAACACTATAGGTTCAAAAAATCAGATGATTGAAATGGCTCAGTCTATTATCGAAGTAAAAGATGCTCTTGAAAATATAAGAGAACAAAGCAGAAATGTAGAGTAG
- the murC gene encoding UDP-N-acetylmuramate--L-alanine ligase: MCQVILPDNLKGFKIYMIGIKGTGMTALAEILVSRGAVVSGSDVPENFYTDDALKKLNIDIFSPFSPDNIPDDTGLVIYSAAYSPENNEEMYAIEQKDLPKMSYPEAIGALSRHSYSCGIAGVQGKTSTTGITGSILKELKLPVSVLAGSVIKSFGDSCTMLGGSKYFVAETCEYKRHFLNFHPKKIILTGIESDHQDYYPTYESILTAFLQYIDRLPQFSELFYCADDDGACEAARLSFSSRPDLIFIPYGEKASGDYKLTVSGVRDEKLYFSLAGFSGEFYLQIPGKHNALNAAAAIALSVSLLKEEYGEISMANVSAIKKAVSSYAGAKRRTELIGKVESKDILVYDDYAHHPTAIKSLLSGLRQFYPKRRIIADFMSHTYTRTEALLEEFASCFGDADMVILHKIFSSAREKYQGQVDAELLFNRTKKYHKNVFFFNEVLDAKNFVLEKLKPGDIFITIGAGDNYVLGTEILKELNV, translated from the coding sequence ATGTGTCAAGTTATTCTACCCGATAATTTAAAAGGTTTTAAGATTTATATGATAGGTATTAAGGGTACGGGAATGACGGCTTTGGCGGAAATTTTGGTTTCGCGTGGAGCCGTGGTTTCAGGAAGCGATGTACCCGAAAATTTTTATACTGATGATGCTTTAAAAAAACTTAATATAGATATTTTTTCTCCTTTTTCTCCCGATAATATTCCTGATGATACAGGGCTTGTTATCTATTCGGCAGCCTATTCTCCTGAAAATAATGAAGAAATGTATGCTATAGAACAAAAAGACCTCCCTAAGATGTCTTATCCCGAGGCTATAGGCGCCTTGTCCCGTCATTCCTATTCTTGCGGCATTGCAGGTGTCCAAGGAAAGACCAGCACAACGGGCATTACGGGTTCTATCTTAAAAGAATTAAAACTTCCCGTTTCGGTATTAGCCGGAAGCGTAATAAAGAGCTTCGGCGATTCATGCACAATGCTCGGCGGTTCAAAATACTTTGTTGCCGAAACTTGCGAATATAAAAGGCATTTTTTAAACTTTCACCCTAAAAAGATAATTTTAACCGGTATTGAATCGGATCATCAAGATTATTATCCGACCTATGAGTCTATTTTGACAGCTTTTTTGCAGTATATAGACAGGCTTCCCCAATTCAGCGAGCTTTTTTATTGTGCCGATGATGATGGGGCTTGCGAGGCTGCCCGTTTAAGTTTTTCGAGCAGGCCTGATCTTATCTTTATTCCCTATGGGGAAAAGGCTTCGGGAGATTATAAGCTGACTGTTTCAGGCGTAAGGGACGAAAAACTTTATTTTTCTCTTGCCGGTTTTTCGGGAGAGTTTTATCTGCAAATTCCGGGGAAACATAATGCTTTAAATGCCGCTGCTGCAATAGCCCTTTCGGTGAGCCTTTTAAAAGAAGAATACGGCGAAATCTCTATGGCCAATGTTTCTGCCATCAAAAAGGCCGTGTCTTCCTATGCCGGAGCAAAGAGGCGTACAGAGTTAATAGGTAAGGTAGAATCTAAGGATATTTTGGTTTATGATGACTATGCTCACCATCCTACGGCTATCAAGTCTCTTTTAAGCGGCTTACGCCAATTTTATCCGAAAAGAAGAATAATTGCAGATTTTATGTCCCATACATATACGCGGACTGAGGCGCTTTTGGAAGAATTCGCTTCTTGTTTTGGAGATGCCGATATGGTAATTTTGCACAAGATTTTTAGTTCGGCACGTGAGAAATATCAGGGACAGGTAGATGCAGAGCTCCTTTTTAACCGCACAAAAAAATATCATAAAAACGTCTTTTTCTTTAATGAAGTATTGGACGCAAAAAACTTTGTTTTAGAAAAATTAAAGCCGGGGGATATTTTTATTACGATTGGTGCGGGGGATAATTATGTTCTGGGTACCGAGATTTTAAAGGAGCTGAATGTTTAA